Genomic segment of Candidatus Bathyarchaeia archaeon:
TCTTTACGACTAGCCAAAAAAAGGCTACAGCGAGCAACCTTCAACAATTTTACGATTCTCATCGGAATAACCATTTGGCATTAAGCAATAAACTGATACCCTTTCTGGATCTCTTGATAAACCCTCCAATATTTTTCCTGTAACACCCTATATTTTCCCCGGTCACGACCGCCCGGCTTAAACGTTTTCTTCGCTTTCACCATCTTTCTCACAGCCTTGGAAACGCTACTGAAGGCTTCGGAGGCTAACCCCCCCAAGATGGCTGAACCTAAAGCGGCGGCGTCGGACACCTTCATCACGGTCATCGGAATCCCTGTCGCGGAGGCTTTGATGGAGTTCCACAAATCGCTTCTGCTTTCCCCGCCTACGAGGGATGCTCTTCTCACATGTATGCCAAGCTCCCGCAAAATGTTTATTGTAGCCCCGTATTGATAGGCTACTCCTTCCAAGATCGCGCGGATAAAATGCCTTTTCGTGTGCGCCAGTGTAAACCCGTAAAAGCACGCCTTAGCCTGATCGTTGAAAACAGGGGATTTTCCACCCATCGGGTATGGATAGTATAGGAGGCCTTCGGATCCCGGGGGAACTTTCCCCGCCTCTTCATCCATGATCGTGTAGGGGTCAGCTTGAACTTCAAAGGCTTTCTTCAATTCTTCATGGCAGAAGTGGTCTCTAAACCACTTTAAAGAGGCGCCTGTTGTTAAAATTAATCCTTCATACTCCCATCTATCGGGAACCACATGGCAGCAACAGTCAAACCTTCCCTTTAAATCCACGACAGGTTTCTCTAAGGGGGCTGTTAAAACTGTACCTGTTCCAGTGCCTATGTTTATCTCCCCTGGGTTGATCACGGCAGCCCCTAACGCCTCGCACGGCCGGTCTCCTCCTCCCCCAGCCACTGGTGTCCCAACATTAATCCCAGTAGCCTTGGAGGCGCTTTCCTGTACTTCACCCACTTTTTCCCATGAGTCTTTAACCTCAGGCAAGGCTTCAACCGGGATTTCAAGGCCTTCACATATCTCATCACACCAAGCGCGCTGGTTTATGTCGAAGAGCATGGTTCTGGAAGCCATGGAGTAATCTGTAACGTACTGGCCGGTGAGCTTGAAGATTATGTAATCTTTGGGGAACAGGATTTTCTTCACCTTCGAGAAGATCCTGGGCTTTTCCTCCTTAAACCATAGTATCTTTGGCGCTGTGTAAAAGTAGTCGATGGGCAACCCTGTCTTCTTCACCACGTATTCCCGGGGGAGCTTCTCCTCGATTTCCTTAGCCTGCTTCAGAGTTCTTCGATCCAGCCATATGATGCTGTTGGTGAGAGTGGTCCCGTGGCGGTCGAGGAGCACAGGGGCCTCTCGCTGGGAATCAACACCCACGCCTAAGATGCTTTCAGCGTCTATTCCAGTTTCCTGAATGATCGCCTTAACGCTTTCCGCCGCCGCCCTCCACCAGTGCTCGGGGCTCTGCTCAGCCCAGGTGGGTTTCGGATAGTGGACTGGGTAATCCTTCGATTTAGACGCTACGACCTCGCCGTTCAGGTTGAAGAGTATGGTTTTACAGGATGTGGTTCCAGCGTCGATTCCTAAAAGATGCTCTAAAGACCCTCCCTCCTGGGGTTCAAGGTGATTGAGGTGGGTAGCAGCATACCACGTCTAGGGGTTCATGGCCATCGTTGATTACGTCGAAAGGTGGAACAGATGCGTGTATGAACAGGGATTTCCCCCTCTTGATGGTCAGGTCGCCGAATGGGCCTGAAAGCCTTCCAGCGCCCTTTAACGTAACCGCGCAGAAGAATCCTCGGTCACGGGATAATCGCATTCGATCAGTGATGTTCAACCTTGTTACCCAGAAAAATTTTTTCGCCTCATCTGGCAATAGCTTGAACTCCACGTTTTCACCCTCCTTCCTCACGGGGAACGGCTTCCTCATCACATAGTTGTGCAAGTAGTCTAGATCC
This window contains:
- the xylB gene encoding xylulokinase, which gives rise to MDAGTTSCKTILFNLNGEVVASKSKDYPVHYPKPTWAEQSPEHWWRAAAESVKAIIQETGIDAESILGVGVDSQREAPVLLDRHGTTLTNSIIWLDRRTLKQAKEIEEKLPREYVVKKTGLPIDYFYTAPKILWFKEEKPRIFSKVKKILFPKDYIIFKLTGQYVTDYSMASRTMLFDINQRAWCDEICEGLEIPVEALPEVKDSWEKVGEVQESASKATGINVGTPVAGGGGDRPCEALGAAVINPGEINIGTGTGTVLTAPLEKPVVDLKGRFDCCCHVVPDRWEYEGLILTTGASLKWFRDHFCHEELKKAFEVQADPYTIMDEEAGKVPPGSEGLLYYPYPMGGKSPVFNDQAKACFYGFTLAHTKRHFIRAILEGVAYQYGATINILRELGIHVRRASLVGGESRSDLWNSIKASATGIPMTVMKVSDAAALGSAILGGLASEAFSSVSKAVRKMVKAKKTFKPGGRDRGKYRVLQEKYWRVYQEIQKGYQFIA